The Hyphomicrobium sp. MC1 genome window below encodes:
- the rsmI gene encoding 16S rRNA (cytidine(1402)-2'-O)-methyltransferase, whose protein sequence is MADDRSSLSAIATPNLGPAARARGVIAGLLSEPLAAGLYLVATPIGNLGDITLRALSVLARADIIYCEDTRHSAKLLQHYGIATRTRPFHDHNEERESARVIDELKADKRIAIISDAGTPLLSDPGFKLVRAAAAEDIPVVAIPGASALLPALTTSGLPTDAFFFAGFLPPKQAARRARLAELSAIPGSLIFYEAPHRVAETIPDMARLLGSRDAVIARELTKLHEDVRRGTLAELAEATPMEGLKGEVVIVVGPEQAQAVSDETLTARLAGALEVMSLKDAAKALADEFGVPKARVYGLGIKAKDELKAKDVGR, encoded by the coding sequence GTGGCCGATGACCGCTCATCTCTTTCAGCAATAGCAACGCCAAATCTTGGACCGGCGGCGCGTGCGCGGGGCGTGATTGCGGGGCTTTTGTCGGAGCCGTTGGCGGCTGGGCTTTATCTGGTCGCGACGCCAATCGGCAATCTCGGGGATATCACGCTGCGTGCACTGTCGGTGCTGGCGCGGGCCGACATCATTTATTGCGAAGATACGCGTCATTCCGCGAAGCTTTTGCAGCATTATGGCATTGCCACGCGGACGCGGCCATTTCACGACCATAATGAAGAGCGCGAAAGCGCGCGCGTTATTGACGAACTCAAAGCCGATAAGCGCATTGCGATCATATCGGACGCCGGGACGCCCCTGCTTTCGGATCCGGGATTCAAACTTGTGCGCGCTGCGGCGGCGGAAGACATTCCAGTCGTCGCTATTCCCGGCGCGTCGGCGCTGCTGCCAGCGCTGACAACCAGTGGTCTGCCGACGGATGCATTCTTCTTCGCGGGCTTTTTGCCGCCGAAGCAGGCGGCCCGGCGGGCGCGGCTTGCGGAATTATCGGCCATTCCTGGCAGTCTCATCTTTTATGAAGCGCCTCACCGTGTCGCGGAGACGATTCCGGATATGGCGCGTTTGCTCGGTAGCCGAGACGCCGTCATCGCCCGCGAACTGACGAAGCTGCACGAGGATGTTCGGCGCGGCACTCTGGCGGAGCTTGCTGAGGCAACTCCAATGGAGGGCCTCAAGGGCGAGGTTGTCATTGTCGTCGGGCCGGAGCAGGCTCAGGCCGTTAGCGACGAGACGTTGACGGCGCGGCTGGCGGGGGCTCTTGAGGTTATGAGCCTCAAGGATGCCGCCAAAGCCCTGGCCGACGAATTTGGGGTTCCGAAAGCGCGGGTTTATGGGCTTGGGATCAAGGCGAAAGATGAACTAAAGGCGAAGGACGTGGGACGATGA
- a CDS encoding YraN family protein, whose product MSSNVNDELRQRLERKRRHHSGVRAETIVAAVYMATGHRILGRRFKTPVGEIDLIAIRKNRVAFIEVKRRQTTEEAEDAITLTMRRRVRRAADLWLARNPQYREHDVGFDLVFVLPWRFPIIMRDAL is encoded by the coding sequence ATGAGTTCGAACGTCAATGATGAGCTTCGGCAGCGGCTTGAGCGCAAGCGGCGGCACCATAGTGGTGTCAGGGCCGAGACGATCGTTGCGGCGGTCTATATGGCGACCGGGCATCGCATTTTGGGCCGCCGGTTCAAGACCCCGGTCGGGGAAATCGACCTGATCGCGATCAGGAAAAACCGGGTGGCTTTCATCGAGGTCAAACGGCGGCAGACAACCGAAGAAGCCGAAGACGCCATTACGCTGACGATGCGCCGCCGGGTGCGCCGCGCGGCCGACCTCTGGCTGGCGCGCAACCCGCAATACCGCGAGCACGACGTCGGTTTCGACCTGGTGTTCGTGCTGCCCTGGCGCTTTCCGATTATCATGCGGGATGCACTTTGA
- a CDS encoding F0F1 ATP synthase subunit delta, whose protein sequence is MATDETSVDGVAGRYASALFELAKESSNIEGIESDLVNFQSLLDESPDLVRLVCSPVIAADDQEKAMAAILDRAGIGGLTANFLKLVTANRRLFVIQDMIKVYRSLAAKARGEITAEVTSAFALNDEQISALKETLKASVGKDVTLQSRVDPSILGGLIVKVGSRMIDSSLKTKLQNMKTALNGAGA, encoded by the coding sequence GTGGCGACGGACGAAACAAGCGTGGACGGAGTGGCCGGACGATATGCGTCGGCCTTGTTCGAGCTGGCTAAGGAAAGCTCGAACATCGAGGGGATCGAAAGCGATCTCGTAAATTTCCAATCGTTGCTCGATGAAAGCCCGGATCTGGTGCGCCTTGTGTGCAGCCCGGTGATCGCCGCCGACGATCAAGAGAAGGCGATGGCCGCCATTCTCGACAGGGCAGGCATCGGCGGCTTGACCGCGAACTTCCTGAAGCTCGTGACCGCCAATCGGCGCCTGTTCGTCATTCAGGACATGATCAAAGTTTATCGCTCGCTCGCTGCCAAGGCGCGCGGCGAAATCACGGCTGAGGTCACCAGCGCGTTTGCGCTCAACGACGAGCAGATCTCGGCTCTTAAAGAAACGCTGAAAGCTTCTGTCGGCAAGGATGTGACGCTGCAGTCGCGCGTCGATCCGAGCATTCTCGGCGGCCTGATCGTCAAGGTTGGCAGCCGCATGATCGACTCCTCGCTCAAGACCAAGCTTCAGAACATGAAGACGGCGCTGAACGGAGCCGGGGCTTAA
- the atpA gene encoding F0F1 ATP synthase subunit alpha, whose protein sequence is MEIRAAEISSILKDQIKNFGKEAEVSEIGQVLSVGDGIARVYGLDNVQAGEMVEFPGGIRGMALNLEADNVGVVIFGDDRTIKEGDTVKRTGAIVEVPVGKGLLGRVVDGLGNPIDGKGPIQFEKKMRVDVKAPGILPRKSVHEPMATGLKAIDALIPIGRGQRELVIGDRQTGKTAVVLDTFLNQKPLNAGNDESAKLYCVYVAVGQKRSTVAQFVKVLEERGALEYSIVVAATASDPAPMQYLAPFTGCTMGEYFRDNGMHAVIAYDDLSKQAVAYRQMSLLLRRPPGREAYPGDVFYLHSRLLERAAKMGDAAGKGSLTALPVIETQANDVSAYIPTNVISITDGQIFLESDLFYQGIRPAVNVGLSVSRVGSSAQTKAMKQVAGKIKGELAQYREMAAFAQFGSDLDAATQKLLARGARLTELLKQPQFSPLKMEEQVAVIFAGTRGYLDAIPVSAVGKFEEGVLAGLRSEKTLLETIAKEKALSADSEKKLVEFLDKFAKGFAA, encoded by the coding sequence ATGGAAATCCGGGCCGCAGAAATTTCTTCGATCCTGAAGGATCAGATCAAAAACTTCGGCAAGGAAGCCGAGGTTTCCGAAATCGGCCAGGTGCTGTCGGTCGGCGACGGCATCGCACGCGTCTATGGTCTCGACAACGTCCAGGCGGGCGAGATGGTCGAGTTCCCCGGCGGCATCCGCGGCATGGCGCTGAACCTCGAAGCCGATAATGTCGGCGTCGTTATTTTCGGCGACGATCGCACGATCAAGGAAGGCGACACCGTCAAGCGGACCGGCGCCATCGTCGAAGTTCCGGTCGGCAAGGGGCTTCTCGGTCGCGTCGTCGATGGTCTCGGCAACCCGATCGACGGCAAGGGCCCGATCCAGTTCGAGAAAAAGATGCGCGTCGACGTCAAGGCGCCGGGCATCCTGCCGCGCAAGTCGGTGCACGAGCCGATGGCGACGGGTCTCAAGGCCATCGACGCGCTCATCCCGATCGGCCGCGGCCAGCGCGAGTTGGTCATCGGCGACCGTCAGACGGGCAAGACGGCCGTCGTGCTCGATACCTTCCTCAACCAGAAGCCGCTCAACGCAGGCAACGACGAAAGCGCGAAGCTTTATTGCGTGTACGTTGCCGTCGGCCAGAAGCGCTCGACGGTTGCGCAGTTCGTGAAGGTCCTGGAAGAGCGTGGCGCGCTTGAATATTCGATCGTCGTTGCTGCGACCGCGTCCGATCCGGCGCCGATGCAGTACCTCGCGCCGTTCACCGGCTGCACGATGGGCGAATACTTCCGCGACAACGGCATGCACGCCGTGATCGCCTATGACGATCTCTCGAAGCAGGCTGTCGCTTACCGCCAGATGTCGTTGCTGCTGCGTCGTCCGCCGGGCCGCGAAGCTTATCCGGGCGACGTTTTCTATCTCCATTCTCGTCTGCTCGAGCGCGCCGCTAAGATGGGTGACGCTGCCGGCAAGGGGTCGCTGACGGCGCTTCCGGTTATCGAAACGCAAGCCAACGACGTGTCGGCCTACATTCCTACGAACGTCATCTCGATCACCGACGGCCAGATCTTCCTTGAATCGGATCTCTTCTATCAGGGCATCCGTCCGGCCGTGAACGTCGGTCTGTCGGTGTCGCGCGTCGGCTCGTCGGCGCAGACGAAGGCGATGAAGCAGGTTGCCGGCAAGATCAAAGGCGAGCTTGCACAATATCGCGAAATGGCGGCCTTCGCGCAGTTCGGTTCGGATCTCGACGCCGCCACGCAGAAGCTGCTCGCACGCGGCGCCCGCTTGACGGAACTTCTGAAGCAGCCGCAGTTCTCGCCGCTGAAGATGGAAGAGCAGGTTGCGGTGATCTTCGCGGGTACGCGCGGCTACCTCGATGCCATTCCGGTGTCGGCTGTCGGTAAGTTCGAAGAAGGCGTTCTCGCCGGGCTTCGCTCTGAAAAGACGCTGCTTGAGACGATCGCGAAAGAGAAGGCTCTGTCGGCAGACTCCGAGAAGAAGCTGGTCGAGTTCCTCGACAAGTTTGCCAAGGGTTTTGCAGCTTAA
- a CDS encoding F0F1 ATP synthase subunit gamma, whose amino-acid sequence MASLKDMRNRIASVKATRKITKAMQMVAAAKLRRAQEAATAARPYAERMATVLGSLASKVADKNGASPLLVGTGKDQVHLLIVMTAERGLCGGFNSNIAKLARSDANRLIAAGKTVKIMTVGRKGADNLRRDLGRNIVERKDFQGVRQLTFGHAEGLAKRVLEMFEAGEFDIATLYFSEFKSVIAQKPTALQLIPATVPEAAPDAAKGAGAIHEYEPSEEEVLGFLLSRNISTQIFRGLLENSASFYGAQMTAMDNATRNAGDMINKLTIAYNRQRQANITKELIEIISGAEAV is encoded by the coding sequence ATGGCGAGCTTAAAAGATATGCGCAACCGCATCGCCTCGGTGAAGGCGACGCGGAAAATCACGAAAGCCATGCAGATGGTTGCGGCGGCGAAGCTGCGCCGCGCGCAGGAAGCCGCAACTGCCGCCCGGCCCTACGCCGAGCGGATGGCCACCGTGCTCGGCAGCCTGGCTTCGAAGGTTGCGGACAAGAATGGCGCTTCGCCACTTCTCGTTGGCACCGGCAAGGATCAGGTGCATCTGCTGATCGTCATGACGGCGGAACGTGGTCTATGCGGCGGTTTCAATTCGAACATCGCCAAGCTAGCGCGTTCAGATGCGAACCGTTTGATCGCCGCGGGCAAGACGGTGAAGATCATGACGGTCGGCCGCAAGGGCGCCGACAACCTGCGTCGCGATCTCGGCCGCAACATTGTCGAGCGCAAAGACTTTCAGGGTGTGCGTCAGCTGACGTTCGGGCATGCCGAGGGCCTCGCGAAGCGAGTGCTTGAGATGTTCGAAGCCGGCGAGTTTGACATCGCAACGCTCTACTTCTCGGAGTTCAAGTCGGTTATCGCGCAGAAGCCGACGGCGCTGCAGCTCATTCCGGCAACCGTGCCTGAGGCGGCACCGGACGCTGCGAAGGGCGCAGGCGCCATTCACGAGTACGAGCCGAGCGAAGAAGAAGTCTTGGGCTTCCTGCTATCGCGCAATATCTCCACGCAGATCTTCCGCGGTCTGCTCGAGAACTCGGCATCGTTCTATGGTGCGCAGATGACCGCGATGGACAACGCGACGCGCAACGCCGGTGACATGATCAATAAGCTGACGATCGCTTACAACCGTCAGCGTCAGGCAAACATCACTAAGGAATTGATCGAGATCATCTCCGGAGCGGAAGCGGTCTAG
- a CDS encoding organic hydroperoxide resistance protein, which produces MAYVTRATTKGGRDGRAVLEEGKLALAMALPKDLGGSGEGHNPEQLFALGWSSCFGQAVLLLAKKHGLDGQAAKVTCEVELDKDATSFGLKAHLTLAIPGADKDKLQALIEEAHQICPYSKATRNNIPVTLSVA; this is translated from the coding sequence ATGGCCTATGTAACGCGTGCAACGACGAAGGGCGGCCGGGACGGCCGCGCAGTTCTCGAAGAGGGCAAGCTCGCTCTTGCGATGGCGCTGCCGAAGGATCTCGGTGGATCGGGTGAAGGCCATAACCCCGAGCAGCTGTTTGCGCTCGGGTGGTCGTCTTGCTTCGGTCAGGCGGTTCTGCTGCTGGCCAAGAAGCACGGACTCGACGGTCAGGCCGCCAAGGTTACGTGCGAAGTTGAACTCGACAAAGATGCGACGAGCTTCGGCCTCAAGGCGCATCTGACGCTCGCGATTCCTGGCGCCGATAAGGACAAGCTGCAGGCGCTGATCGAAGAAGCGCATCAGATCTGCCCGTATTCCAAAGCGACACGCAACAATATCCCGGTGACGCTCTCGGTCGCCTGA
- the atpD gene encoding F0F1 ATP synthase subunit beta, protein MAKNVGKIHQVTGAVVDVHFADKLPEILNALETTNNGNRLVLEVAQHLGENTVRTIAMDSTEGLVRGQEVTDMGAPISVPVGDETLGRIMNVIGEPVDEAGPINSSSVRAIHQPAPTFEDQATEAQILVTGIKVVDLLAPYAKGGKIGLFGGAGVGKTVLIMELINNVAKAHGGYSVFAGVGERTREGNDLYYEMIESNVNKDPKKNNGSAAGSKCALVYGQMNEPPGARARVALSGLTVAEHFRDQGQDVLFFVDNIFRFTQAGSEVSALLGRIPSAVGYQPTLATDMGALQERITTTQKGSITSVQAIYVPADDLTDPAPATSFAHLDATTVLSRSIAEKGIYPAVDPLDSTSRMLDPRIVGEEHYAVARKVQAILQKYKSLQDIIAILGMDELSEEDKLTVARARKIERFMSQPFHVAEVFTGSPGKLVPLADTIKAFKGLCDGEYDHLPEPAFYMVGSIDEAIAKAEKLAEAA, encoded by the coding sequence ATGGCTAAAAACGTAGGGAAGATTCACCAGGTGACGGGTGCCGTCGTTGACGTGCATTTCGCCGACAAGCTGCCGGAAATTCTGAACGCGCTTGAGACCACCAACAACGGCAATCGTCTGGTTCTCGAAGTCGCGCAGCACCTTGGTGAAAACACCGTGCGCACGATCGCGATGGACTCTACCGAAGGCTTGGTCCGCGGCCAGGAAGTCACCGACATGGGCGCTCCGATCTCGGTTCCCGTCGGCGACGAGACGCTCGGGCGGATCATGAACGTTATCGGCGAGCCGGTTGATGAAGCCGGTCCGATCAACAGCAGCTCGGTGCGTGCTATCCACCAACCGGCGCCGACGTTTGAAGATCAGGCAACGGAAGCACAGATCCTCGTCACGGGCATCAAGGTCGTCGACCTGCTCGCTCCTTACGCGAAGGGCGGCAAGATCGGCCTGTTCGGCGGCGCGGGCGTCGGCAAGACGGTTTTGATCATGGAGTTGATCAATAACGTTGCTAAGGCCCACGGCGGCTACTCGGTTTTCGCGGGCGTCGGCGAGCGTACGCGTGAGGGCAACGATCTTTATTACGAAATGATCGAGTCCAACGTGAACAAAGACCCGAAGAAGAACAACGGGTCGGCTGCCGGTTCGAAGTGCGCTCTCGTTTACGGTCAGATGAACGAACCGCCGGGTGCGCGTGCACGCGTCGCTCTTTCGGGTCTGACAGTCGCCGAGCACTTCCGTGACCAGGGCCAGGACGTGCTGTTCTTCGTCGACAACATCTTCCGCTTCACGCAGGCGGGTTCGGAAGTGTCGGCGTTGCTCGGCCGCATTCCTTCGGCGGTTGGTTATCAGCCGACGCTGGCGACCGACATGGGCGCCCTGCAGGAGCGCATCACCACGACGCAGAAGGGTTCGATCACGTCGGTGCAGGCCATTTACGTTCCGGCCGACGACTTGACCGACCCGGCGCCGGCAACCTCGTTCGCTCACCTTGATGCGACGACCGTTCTTTCGCGCTCGATTGCTGAAAAGGGCATCTATCCGGCGGTTGATCCGCTCGACTCGACGTCGCGCATGCTCGATCCGCGCATCGTCGGCGAAGAGCACTACGCCGTTGCCCGTAAGGTCCAGGCGATCCTGCAGAAGTACAAGTCGCTGCAGGACATCATCGCGATCCTTGGCATGGACGAGCTTTCCGAAGAGGATAAGCTCACCGTCGCGCGCGCTCGTAAGATCGAGCGTTTCATGTCGCAGCCGTTCCACGTCGCGGAAGTGTTCACCGGCTCGCCCGGCAAGCTCGTTCCGCTCGCCGATACCATCAAGGCGTTCAAGGGCCTCTGCGACGGTGAGTACGATCACCTTCCCGAGCCGGCGTTCTATATGGTCGGTTCGATCGACGAAGCGATCGCGAAGGCAGAGAAGCTCGCGGAAGCGGCATAA
- a CDS encoding F0F1 ATP synthase subunit epsilon — protein MAGTFRFELVSPERVLMSVDAEQVVVPGTDGEFTVLAGHVPVISTLVPGVLDVTAGSVHKRLFVKSGFAEVDPARLTVLAEKAYDVDEMSAATIAAELKTAEAELAAAKDDDAKRMADTLVGELKRLSPQA, from the coding sequence ATGGCAGGCACATTCAGGTTTGAACTCGTCTCGCCCGAACGGGTGTTGATGTCGGTCGACGCCGAGCAGGTGGTCGTGCCTGGCACAGACGGAGAGTTCACGGTTCTCGCCGGTCATGTGCCGGTCATCTCGACGCTTGTTCCGGGCGTTCTCGATGTTACGGCCGGCAGTGTGCACAAGCGGCTCTTCGTTAAGTCGGGCTTTGCGGAAGTCGATCCGGCGCGCCTGACGGTTCTGGCTGAAAAGGCCTATGACGTCGACGAGATGTCGGCGGCGACGATCGCTGCGGAGCTCAAGACTGCGGAAGCGGAACTCGCCGCCGCAAAGGACGATGATGCGAAGCGCATGGCCGATACGCTCGTCGGTGAGCTGAAGCGGCTTTCGCCGCAGGCTTAA
- the cyoA gene encoding ubiquinol oxidase subunit II: MKRFYIFALLPFLALLGGCNAIVLNPAGDIAIQQRDLVIISTVLMLLIIVPVMALTAWFAWHYRASNTNARYEPNWSHSTHLELIIWSAPLLIIICLGAVTWMATHMLDPWRPLNRTGPDKEISATAKPLTVQVVALDWKWLFIYPEQGIATVNEMAAPVDRPLNFKISASSVMNAFYVPALAGMIYAMPGMQTQLHAVINKAGTYKGFSSNYSGNGFSEMRFDFLAMDDAGFDKWVSDVKASQTGKLGRTEYLDLERPSEAVPVKKFSSVDPQLFDLIVNMCVQPGKMCMHEMAAIDAKGGLGLAGNNIVQSLEYDKYARRGDGPVVKKSYVASVCTKTAPMGMDAQAAAAVTPVSSTPLVGAGLPQPGMFQSFARKPSNS, encoded by the coding sequence TTGAAACGTTTTTATATATTCGCTCTGTTGCCGTTTCTTGCCCTTCTGGGCGGCTGCAACGCAATCGTGCTCAATCCCGCCGGCGATATTGCCATCCAGCAGCGCGATCTCGTGATTATCTCGACCGTTCTGATGCTCTTGATCATCGTTCCGGTCATGGCACTCACGGCGTGGTTTGCCTGGCATTATCGAGCCTCGAACACGAACGCGCGATATGAGCCGAACTGGTCGCATTCGACCCATCTTGAGCTGATCATCTGGTCGGCACCGCTTCTGATCATCATCTGCCTTGGCGCCGTAACGTGGATGGCGACGCACATGCTTGATCCGTGGCGCCCGCTCAACCGCACCGGCCCGGACAAGGAAATCTCGGCCACCGCAAAGCCGCTTACCGTTCAGGTCGTCGCGCTCGATTGGAAGTGGCTGTTCATCTATCCAGAACAGGGCATCGCGACCGTGAATGAAATGGCGGCTCCCGTCGACCGGCCGCTCAATTTCAAAATTTCTGCGTCGTCGGTGATGAATGCGTTCTACGTTCCGGCGTTGGCCGGCATGATTTACGCGATGCCGGGCATGCAGACCCAGCTGCACGCGGTGATCAACAAGGCGGGCACCTATAAGGGCTTCTCTTCGAACTATAGCGGCAACGGCTTTTCGGAGATGCGGTTCGACTTTCTGGCAATGGACGATGCCGGCTTCGACAAGTGGGTGTCGGACGTCAAGGCATCGCAGACCGGCAAGCTTGGCCGGACCGAGTATCTTGATCTTGAGCGTCCCAGCGAAGCTGTGCCCGTCAAGAAATTCTCGAGCGTCGATCCGCAGCTCTTCGATCTGATCGTCAACATGTGCGTCCAGCCCGGCAAAATGTGCATGCACGAAATGGCAGCCATCGACGCCAAGGGCGGGCTTGGGCTCGCGGGCAACAACATCGTGCAGTCTCTCGAGTACGACAAGTATGCACGTCGCGGCGATGGGCCGGTCGTGAAGAAGTCGTACGTCGCAAGCGTGTGCACGAAGACGGCGCCGATGGGCATGGATGCGCAGGCTGCTGCCGCAGTCACGCCTGTCAGCTCGACGCCGCTCGTCGGGGCCGGGCTGCCGCAGCCGGGCATGTTCCAATCGTTTGCGCGAAAGCCATCAAATTCCTGA
- the cyoB gene encoding cytochrome o ubiquinol oxidase subunit I, giving the protein MFENFDLQKAIFGRLTLESIPYHEPILVMTFIGVAIGGAVVLGAITYYRLWGYLWHEWFTSVDHKRIGVMYIVLGLVMLLRGFADAIMMRAQQAIAFNGNEGYLPAHHFDQIFTAHGVIMIFFVAMPLVTGLMNYVVPLQIGARDVAFPFLNNFSFWMTVSGGVLVMASLFVGEFARTGWLAYPPLSNYAYSPDVGVDYYIWALQIAGVGTLLSGVNLIATIVKMRCPGMTMMKMPVFTWTALCTNVLIVAAFPVLTGVLALLSLDRYVGTNFFTNDFGGNPMMYVNLIWIWGHPEVYILVLPVFGVFSEVTATFSGKRLFGYTSMVYATVCITILSYLVWLHHFFTMGSGASVNSFFGITTMIISIPTGAKLFNWLFTMYRGRIRFELPMMWTVAFMLTFVIGGMTGVLLAVPPADFVLHNSLFLIAHFHNVIIGGVVFGCFAGIAYWFPKVTGFKLDPFWGKMSFWFWVSGFYLAFMPLYVLGLMGVTRRLRVFDDPSLQIYFVIAAFGAFLIALGIGSFLIQLAVSIKNREKLRDLTGDPWNARTLEWSTSSPPPVYNFAFTPVVYDHDAWWDMKEHGYKRPMGGFKPIHMPRNTGAGVILAGLSFITGFALIWYIWWLAAVGFVALLATAIGHTFNYNRSFNIPTQQIVETESERTQLLQSVGA; this is encoded by the coding sequence ATGTTCGAAAACTTTGACCTTCAGAAAGCGATATTCGGGCGGTTGACGCTCGAATCTATTCCCTATCACGAGCCGATTTTGGTGATGACGTTCATCGGCGTCGCTATCGGCGGTGCGGTGGTTCTGGGCGCCATCACCTACTACAGGCTGTGGGGCTACCTCTGGCACGAATGGTTCACGAGCGTCGATCACAAGCGGATCGGCGTCATGTATATCGTGCTCGGCCTGGTGATGCTGCTTCGCGGCTTCGCCGACGCCATCATGATGCGCGCGCAGCAGGCCATCGCCTTCAATGGCAACGAGGGCTATCTGCCGGCGCACCACTTCGACCAGATCTTCACGGCGCATGGCGTGATCATGATCTTCTTCGTGGCGATGCCGCTGGTCACGGGTTTGATGAACTATGTCGTGCCGCTGCAGATCGGCGCGCGCGACGTCGCCTTCCCGTTCCTCAACAACTTCAGCTTCTGGATGACGGTTTCGGGCGGCGTGCTTGTCATGGCGTCGCTGTTCGTCGGTGAGTTCGCGCGGACCGGGTGGCTCGCCTATCCGCCGCTTTCGAACTACGCCTACAGTCCAGATGTCGGGGTCGATTACTACATATGGGCGCTGCAGATAGCCGGCGTCGGAACGCTTCTATCGGGCGTCAACCTGATCGCGACGATCGTGAAGATGCGTTGCCCCGGTATGACGATGATGAAGATGCCGGTCTTCACCTGGACCGCGCTTTGCACCAACGTTCTGATCGTGGCGGCCTTCCCCGTTCTGACGGGTGTGCTGGCCCTGCTCTCTCTCGACCGGTACGTCGGCACGAATTTCTTCACGAACGACTTCGGCGGCAACCCGATGATGTACGTGAACCTCATCTGGATCTGGGGCCATCCCGAAGTTTACATTCTCGTGCTGCCGGTGTTCGGCGTGTTCTCCGAGGTGACCGCGACGTTCTCGGGCAAGCGCCTCTTTGGCTACACGTCGATGGTCTACGCCACGGTCTGTATCACGATCCTGTCGTACCTCGTCTGGCTGCATCACTTCTTCACGATGGGCTCGGGCGCTAGCGTCAACTCGTTCTTCGGCATCACGACGATGATCATCTCGATCCCGACGGGTGCGAAACTCTTCAACTGGCTGTTCACGATGTATCGCGGCCGGATTCGCTTCGAGCTGCCGATGATGTGGACCGTCGCGTTCATGCTGACGTTCGTGATCGGCGGCATGACGGGCGTCCTGCTCGCAGTTCCGCCGGCGGACTTCGTGCTTCACAACAGTCTCTTCCTGATCGCGCATTTCCATAACGTGATCATTGGTGGCGTCGTGTTCGGCTGCTTTGCGGGCATCGCGTACTGGTTCCCGAAGGTCACCGGTTTCAAGCTCGATCCGTTCTGGGGCAAGATGTCGTTCTGGTTCTGGGTCTCGGGCTTCTACCTCGCCTTCATGCCGCTCTACGTTCTTGGCCTGATGGGTGTGACCCGCCGCCTGCGCGTGTTCGACGACCCGTCGCTGCAGATCTACTTCGTCATCGCGGCGTTCGGTGCGTTCCTGATCGCACTCGGTATCGGTTCGTTCCTCATCCAGCTCGCCGTCAGCATCAAGAACCGCGAGAAGCTGCGCGACCTCACCGGCGATCCCTGGAATGCACGGACGCTCGAATGGTCGACGTCATCGCCGCCGCCGGTCTACAATTTCGCCTTTACGCCGGTCGTCTACGATCACGATGCGTGGTGGGACATGAAGGAGCACGGCTATAAGCGGCCGATGGGAGGCTTCAAGCCAATCCATATGCCGAGGAACACCGGAGCCGGTGTCATTCTCGCCGGTCTTAGCTTCATCACCGGTTTCGCTTTGATCTGGTACATCTGGTGGCTGGCCGCCGTTGGCTTCGTTGCGCTACTGGCGACCGCGATTGGTCATACCTTCAACTACAATCGGAGCTTCAACATTCCGACGCAGCAGATCGTTGAAACCGAGAGCGAGCGCACTCAGCTCCTTCAATCGGTGGGGGCCTGA